One window of Papaver somniferum cultivar HN1 chromosome 9, ASM357369v1, whole genome shotgun sequence genomic DNA carries:
- the LOC113309903 gene encoding flavin-containing monooxygenase FMO GS-OX-like 4 codes for MSSPAYGGGDIRGFSNSLISTMNSRIPSSLTSRNVAVIGAGAAGLVAARELRREGHKTVVFERSNQIGGTWVYDPNIESDDPLGLNPSRNIIHTSLYKSLRTNLPRESMGFRDYPFVTKDGNDQRDNRRYPGHKEVLNYLEDFANDFKLTELIRFETEVFHVGLLKDDDKDGKKWVVRSAQKMRGGGGDGEAVDEVFDGVVVCNGHYTEPNIAEIPGIDEWPGKQMHSHNYRVPEPFRDQVVVVIGTSASGQDISRDIAEVAKEVHIAGRSLTEGVPTKLPGHENMWLHSMIESAHDDGRVVFQDGSSVTAGVILHCTGYKYHFPFLETNNIVIVDENRVGPLYKHVFPPLLAPGLSFIGLPWKVIPFPLSELQSKWVAGVLSGRISLPSQEEMMADVEAFYLELEAAGLPKRFTHNMSDYQFEYGDWLAAQCGCTPSEKWRKLMYYEASKKKRSQPETYRDEWEANHLILEAYEYFRQCIPTSV; via the exons ATGTCATCACCAGCATATGGTGGTGGTGACATCCGTGGCTTCTCAAATTCTCTCATCTCAACAATGAATTCACGAATTCCGTCATCTCTAACATCAAGAAACGTAGCAGTGATCGGGGCTGGAGCTGCTGGTTTAGTTGCAGCTAGAGAGCTACGCAGAGAAGGTCACAAAACAGTAGTCTTCGAACGCAGTAACCAAATCGGAGGAACATGGGTTTACGATCCAAACATCGAAAGTGACGATCCGTTAGGATTAAACCCATCTCGTAATATAATCCATACTAGTCTATACAAATCTCTTCGAACAAATCTCCCAAGAGAATCGATGGGTTTCCGAGATTACCCATTTGTAACCAAAGATGGGAATGATCAGAGAGATAATCGAAGATATCCTGGTCATAAAGAGGTGTTGAATTATTTGGAAGATTTTGCTAATGATTTTAAACTTACTGAGTTGATTAGGTTTGAAACGGAGGTGTTTCATGTTGGGTTGTTGAAAGATGATGATAAAGATGGGAAGAAATGGGTGGTTAGATCAGCTCAAAAAatgagaggtggtggtggtgatggagaagcTGTGGATGAGGTTTTTGATGGTGTGGTTGTTTGTAATGGTCACTATACCGAGCCAAATATTGCTGAAATTCCAG GTATTGATGAATGGCCTGGAAAGCAAATGCATAGCCACAATTACCGTGTTCCTGAGCCATTTCGTGATCAA GTCGTGGTCGTAATAGGAACGTCTGCTAGTGGTCAGGACATCTCCAGGGACATTGCTGAAGTTGCGAAAGAAGTTCATATTGCAGGAAGATCTCTCACTGAAGGGGTACCTACAAAGCTGCCAGGCCATGAAAACATGTGGCTTCATTCTATG ATAGAGAGTGCCCATGATGATGGCAGAGTGGTTTTTCAAGATGGAAGCTCGGTCACTGCTGGTGTCATTCTACATTGTACGGG GTACAAATACCACTTTCCTTTTCTAGAGACCAATAATATTGTGATTGTGGATGAAAATCGTGTAGGACCTCTTTATAAGCATGTTTTCCCACCATTGTTGGCTCCAGGGCTTTCTTTTATTGGTTTACCATGGAAG GTTATCCCTTTCCCTTTATCAGAATTACAAAGTAAGTGGGTTGCCGGTGTCTTATCTGGTCGGATTTCACTTCCATCTCAAGAAGAGATGATGGCAGATGTAGAAGCCTTCTATTTGGAACTTGAAGCTGCTGGTTTACCAAAACGTTTCACTCATAACATGTCAGACTATCAG TTCGAGTATGGTGACTGGCTTGCTGCTCAGTGTGGGTGTACACCGTCAGAAAAATGGAGAAAGCTTATGTATTACGAGGCttcaaagaaaaagagaagtcAACCAGAAACTTATCGCGATGAATGGGAAGCCAATCATTTAATTTTGGAAGCATATGAGTACTTCCGGCAGTGTATACCAACATCAGTGTGA